One part of the Halobacteria archaeon AArc-dxtr1 genome encodes these proteins:
- a CDS encoding ribonuclease P — translation MYEAVHAYPDGKSTVARLAKTAAEYGFEGVVVRTRSGAQPDYDPEQIAAAYGIDVVDGIEVRADDRQQASGAVGNARHSHTIVTVNGGTPSLNRFAVENEMVDVLAAPMADSGDVNHVLAKAAVENGVCFEFDLGPVLRRSGGRRVRAIQSLRKLREIVDYYDAPYVVSARARSHLELRAPRELVAVGEAVGFPPEWTEDGLREWGRLAERNRRIQSESFIEPGVERGPYEEDA, via the coding sequence ATGTACGAGGCGGTCCACGCCTACCCGGACGGGAAGAGCACGGTCGCGCGGCTCGCGAAGACCGCGGCCGAGTACGGCTTCGAGGGCGTGGTCGTCCGCACTCGCTCCGGCGCTCAGCCCGACTACGACCCCGAGCAGATCGCCGCAGCGTACGGGATCGACGTCGTCGATGGGATCGAGGTGCGAGCCGACGATCGCCAGCAGGCGAGTGGAGCGGTCGGAAACGCCCGTCACTCACACACGATTGTGACTGTCAACGGCGGCACACCGTCGCTAAACCGGTTTGCGGTCGAAAACGAGATGGTCGACGTTCTCGCCGCCCCAATGGCTGACAGTGGTGACGTCAACCACGTACTCGCGAAGGCGGCAGTCGAGAACGGCGTCTGTTTCGAGTTCGATCTCGGCCCAGTACTCCGGCGCAGCGGTGGCAGGCGCGTCCGTGCGATCCAGTCACTCCGGAAGCTGCGAGAGATCGTCGACTATTACGACGCCCCGTACGTCGTCAGCGCGAGGGCGCGCTCGCACCTCGAGCTTCGCGCACCGAGAGAGCTCGTCGCGGTCGGAGAGGCGGTGGGCTTTCCCCCCGAATGGACCGAAGACGGGCTACGCGAGTGGGGACGGCTCGCCGAACGCAACCGACGGATCCAGTCCGAGTCGTTCATTGAGCCGGGGGTCGAACGGGGTCCGTATGAAGAAGACGCTTGA